One region of Microbacterium sufflavum genomic DNA includes:
- a CDS encoding SDR family oxidoreductase, protein MSRDQYTFTNPAELYADIQPQKQHMPEPGLDADLTPKADLGEDTYRGTGRLTGRKALITGGDSGIGAATAIAFAREGADVAISYLPEEEADASRIAGLLRDAGATVATIPGDLRDPEYCRTLVAEAVAALGGLDILVNNGGKQVYRESLTDLTDEQFDDTFKTNVYAMFWITKAALPHLPAGSTIINTTSIQAYSPSDILVDYASTKSTINAFTKGLAQQLAPKGIRVNAVAPGPIWTPLQPSDGQPQEKIEKFGEDTPLGRMGQPAELAPAYVFLASPESSYVIGETLNVNGGMPTP, encoded by the coding sequence ATGTCCCGCGACCAGTACACCTTCACGAACCCCGCCGAGCTCTACGCCGACATCCAGCCGCAGAAGCAGCACATGCCGGAGCCGGGCCTCGACGCCGACCTGACCCCGAAGGCCGACCTCGGCGAGGACACCTACCGCGGCACGGGGCGTCTCACCGGACGCAAGGCCCTGATCACCGGGGGCGACTCCGGCATCGGCGCCGCCACCGCGATCGCGTTCGCCAGGGAGGGCGCCGACGTGGCGATCTCCTACCTGCCCGAGGAGGAGGCGGACGCGAGCCGCATCGCCGGACTCCTCCGCGACGCCGGAGCGACGGTCGCCACGATCCCCGGCGACCTGCGCGACCCGGAGTACTGCCGCACGCTCGTGGCCGAGGCCGTGGCGGCCCTGGGCGGGCTCGACATCCTCGTCAACAACGGCGGCAAGCAGGTGTACCGCGAGTCGCTGACCGACCTGACCGACGAGCAGTTCGACGACACGTTCAAGACCAACGTGTACGCCATGTTCTGGATCACGAAGGCCGCGCTCCCGCACCTGCCCGCCGGGTCGACCATCATCAACACCACGTCCATCCAGGCGTACTCGCCGTCGGACATCCTGGTCGACTACGCCTCCACGAAGTCCACGATCAACGCGTTCACGAAGGGTCTCGCCCAGCAGCTCGCGCCGAAGGGCATCCGCGTGAACGCGGTGGCGCCGGGCCCGATCTGGACGCCGCTGCAGCCCAGCGACGGACAGCCCCAGGAGAAGATCGAGAAGTTCGGCGAGGACACGCCCCTCGGCCGCATGGGGCAGCCGGCCGAGCTCGCGCCGGCATATGTGTTCCTCGCGTCGCCGGAGTCGAGCTACGTGATCGGCGAGACGCTGAACGTGAACGGCGGCATGCCCACGCCGTGA
- the purQ gene encoding phosphoribosylformylglycinamidine synthase subunit PurQ, translating into MTTRIGVVTFPGSLDDVDAQRAVRLAGAEPVALWHGAHDLEGVDALVLPGGFSYGDYLRAGAIAALSPIMTEVKEAAAKGLPVLGICNGFQMLVEAHLLPGGLIRNNHQHFVRRDQRLTVENADTAWTNAFRTGQEIVIPLKNADGGYIADEQTLDRIEGEGLVAFRYAGVNPNGSLRDIAGLTNEAGNVVGLMPHPEHATEPGFGPDTTAAMRSGVDGLGFFASAIAAVARVAA; encoded by the coding sequence GTGACCACGCGCATCGGGGTCGTCACCTTCCCCGGCTCGCTCGACGACGTCGACGCACAGCGCGCCGTCCGCCTCGCGGGCGCCGAACCCGTCGCCCTGTGGCACGGCGCACACGACCTCGAGGGCGTCGACGCCCTCGTGCTGCCGGGCGGTTTCAGCTACGGCGACTACCTGCGCGCCGGGGCCATCGCCGCCCTCTCCCCGATCATGACCGAGGTCAAGGAGGCCGCCGCGAAGGGCCTGCCCGTGCTCGGCATCTGCAACGGCTTCCAGATGCTGGTCGAGGCGCACCTGCTGCCCGGCGGACTGATCCGCAACAACCACCAGCATTTCGTGCGCCGCGACCAGCGCCTCACGGTCGAGAACGCCGACACCGCGTGGACGAACGCCTTCCGCACCGGCCAGGAGATCGTCATCCCGCTGAAGAACGCCGACGGCGGCTACATCGCCGACGAGCAGACGCTCGACCGCATCGAGGGCGAGGGCCTGGTGGCGTTCCGCTATGCGGGCGTGAACCCGAACGGCTCGCTGCGCGACATCGCCGGGCTCACCAACGAGGCGGGCAACGTCGTGGGGCTCATGCCGCACCCCGAGCACGCCACCGAGCCGGGCTTCGGCCCCGACACGACCGCGGCCATGCGCAGCGGCGTCGACGGCCTAGGCTTCTTCGCGAGCGCGATCGCCGCGGTCGCCCGCGTCGCCGCCTGA
- the purS gene encoding phosphoribosylformylglycinamidine synthase subunit PurS: MPTIVVDVMPKPELLDPQGKAVSGAFARLGVDGFTDVRIGKRFELTVDGEVTEEVLAEAKRLADEVLSNAVIEDVVGIEVAE, from the coding sequence CATCGTCGTCGACGTCATGCCCAAGCCCGAACTGCTCGACCCCCAGGGGAAGGCCGTCTCCGGCGCTTTCGCCCGCCTGGGCGTGGACGGCTTCACCGACGTGCGCATCGGCAAGCGCTTCGAGCTCACCGTCGATGGCGAGGTCACCGAGGAGGTGCTCGCCGAGGCGAAGCGCCTCGCCGACGAGGTGCTCTCCAACGCCGTGATCGAAGACGTCGTCGGCATCGAGGTGGCCGAGTGA